A genome region from Anopheles stephensi strain Indian chromosome 2, UCI_ANSTEP_V1.0, whole genome shotgun sequence includes the following:
- the LOC118504821 gene encoding putative nuclease HARBI1 has product MAIGQSTFSETLDQTLSALERELAYAIDINMTEDEKSDARQYFYAKLPVPGVVACIDGTHIRIVAPRDDPIHYNNRKGFYSLNVLMICDHRQKIRFVDARFSGSDHDSYIFNSSPISSFLEEKWRSGDQMFKILGDSAYPSQPWLIKPHRNAESNTTEALFNEQHAKARAIVERTFGVLKGRFRCINGERQLHYAPNK; this is encoded by the exons ATGGCAATTGGGCAATCAACTTTTTCCGAAACATTGGATCAAACCCTATCCGCGCTGGAGCGTGAACTTGCCTATGCTATCGACATAAATATGACAGAAGACGAAAAATCAGACGCCAGGCAAtatttttatgcaaaattaCCCGTACCTGGTGTAGTCGCGTGCATCGATGGGACGCATATTCGGATAGTTGCTCCTCGAGACGACCCTATTCATTATAACAACAGAAAAGGATTTTACAGTCTTAATGTTTTAATG ataTGTGATCACAGGCAAAAAATCCGATTTGTGGACGCAAGGTTCAGTGGGTCTGATCATGACTCATATATATTCAATTCCAGCCCGATTTCTtcatttttggaagaaaaatggagaAGCGGAGATCAAATGTTTAAGATCCTGG GAGATTCCGCTTATCCATCACAACCATGGCTAATAAAGCCGCACAGAAATGCCGAATCCAATACGACTGAAGCACTATTTAACGAACAGCATGCCAAAGCGCGTGCCATTGTCGAACGAACATTCGGTGTGCTCAAAGGACGATTTCGCTGCATTAATGGTGAAAGGCAGCTACACTATGCACCGAACAAATGA